One genomic segment of Pandoraea thiooxydans includes these proteins:
- the rsmB gene encoding 16S rRNA (cytosine(967)-C(5))-methyltransferase RsmB, with product MPKSSLNPEGLAYSLDRAARAVDAVLSGTALPAALSRATIGAPPSARAAAQDLSYRAMRRLGTTRALLAALAKQAPAGQVRGVLLCALALLLDAPGEAAYPPFTLVDQAVAAVAANVRTASAKGFVNAVLRRFLREQEALTARVMQEPEARWNYPLWWIDAVRRAWPAQWESILAAGDTRGPLTVRVNCRGTTPEAALASLRAAGLDGEPGDAMSIRLARAVPVERLPGFQQGLLSVQDAGAQLAAPLLRAADGMRVLDACAAPGGKTGHLLEMADLDLVALEADAGRAERIHQNLDRLGLRATIRVGDAGDPAQWWDGRPFERILADVPCSASGIVRRHPDIRWLRRADDIPRLVETQRRIMQALWSTLAVGGELLYVTCSIFPDENEAQAQWFERFSPDAVRLDAPGQLLPAPGGAHDGFFYARFRKR from the coding sequence ATGCCGAAATCATCGTTGAATCCGGAAGGCCTGGCTTACTCGCTCGACCGTGCCGCGCGCGCGGTCGACGCAGTCCTGAGCGGCACCGCCCTGCCGGCGGCCCTGAGCCGCGCGACGATCGGCGCACCCCCCAGCGCGCGGGCGGCGGCGCAGGATTTGTCGTACCGCGCGATGCGGCGCCTGGGCACCACGCGTGCGTTACTGGCCGCACTGGCCAAACAGGCGCCAGCCGGGCAAGTGCGGGGCGTATTGCTGTGCGCTCTGGCATTGTTGCTGGACGCGCCCGGCGAGGCGGCCTATCCCCCCTTCACGCTCGTCGACCAGGCGGTGGCGGCGGTGGCCGCCAACGTCCGCACGGCGTCGGCCAAGGGGTTCGTGAATGCGGTGCTGCGGCGCTTCCTGCGCGAGCAGGAGGCGCTCACGGCGCGGGTCATGCAAGAGCCTGAGGCACGCTGGAATTATCCATTGTGGTGGATCGACGCGGTGCGCCGCGCGTGGCCGGCGCAATGGGAGTCGATTCTGGCGGCCGGCGATACGCGCGGGCCGCTGACGGTGCGAGTCAATTGCCGCGGCACGACGCCGGAGGCTGCGCTGGCCAGCCTGCGCGCGGCTGGCCTCGATGGCGAGCCGGGCGATGCCATGTCGATCCGGCTCGCGCGCGCGGTGCCGGTCGAGCGCTTGCCGGGATTCCAGCAAGGCCTGTTGTCGGTTCAGGATGCCGGAGCGCAACTCGCCGCGCCGCTTTTGCGCGCGGCCGACGGCATGCGGGTGCTCGACGCTTGCGCAGCCCCCGGCGGCAAGACCGGGCACTTGCTCGAAATGGCCGATCTCGATCTGGTGGCGCTCGAGGCCGATGCCGGCCGTGCCGAGCGCATTCATCAAAATCTCGATCGCCTGGGGCTGCGCGCGACGATACGCGTGGGTGATGCCGGCGACCCGGCGCAATGGTGGGACGGCCGGCCGTTCGAGCGTATTCTGGCCGACGTGCCATGCTCGGCCTCGGGCATCGTGCGGCGCCATCCCGACATTCGCTGGTTGCGTCGGGCCGACGACATACCCCGTCTGGTCGAAACGCAGCGCCGCATCATGCAGGCCTTGTGGAGCACCCTGGCGGTGGGCGGCGAACTGTTGTACGTCACGTGTTCGATATTTCCCGACGAAAACGAGGCTCAGGCGCAATGGTTTGAACGATTCTCTCCAGATGCGGTACGATTGGACGCTCCCGGCCAGTTGTTGCCCGCCCCAGGCGGCGCGCATGACGGCTTCTTTTACGCTCGTTTTCGGAAACGGTAA
- the htpX gene encoding zinc metalloprotease HtpX — protein sequence MFNWVKTTILMAAITALFVVVGGVIGGQRGMMMALAFALAMNFFSYWFSDKMVLRMYNAQEVDETNAPQFYRVVKELAQRAGLPMPRVYLIEEDAPNAFATGRNPEHAAVAATTGILRVLSERELRGVMAHELTHVRHRDILISTISATMAGAISALANFAMFFGGRDENGRPANPIASIAVAILAPLAAMMIQMAISRAREYEADRGGAEISGDPQALAAALDKIHRYAQGIPFEAAEEHPATAQMMIMNPLAGGTIANLFSTHPATEDRIARLMEMARTGQYPV from the coding sequence ATGTTCAATTGGGTGAAAACGACCATCCTGATGGCTGCCATTACGGCCTTATTCGTCGTCGTCGGTGGAGTGATCGGGGGCCAGCGGGGCATGATGATGGCGCTCGCGTTTGCGCTGGCGATGAATTTCTTTTCCTACTGGTTTTCGGACAAGATGGTGCTGCGCATGTATAACGCGCAGGAGGTGGACGAGACCAATGCACCGCAGTTCTATCGCGTCGTCAAGGAGCTGGCGCAACGGGCCGGCCTGCCGATGCCGCGCGTCTACCTGATCGAAGAGGATGCGCCCAACGCGTTTGCCACCGGGCGCAACCCCGAGCATGCCGCGGTGGCAGCCACCACCGGCATCCTGCGGGTCCTGTCGGAGCGGGAGTTGCGCGGCGTCATGGCGCATGAGCTGACGCACGTGCGGCATCGCGACATCCTGATCTCGACGATTTCGGCGACCATGGCCGGCGCCATTTCGGCACTGGCCAATTTCGCGATGTTTTTCGGCGGGCGCGATGAAAACGGACGCCCGGCCAATCCGATCGCCAGCATCGCGGTCGCGATTCTCGCGCCGCTGGCCGCGATGATGATCCAGATGGCAATTTCCCGCGCGCGCGAGTACGAAGCAGACCGCGGCGGCGCAGAAATTTCCGGCGACCCGCAGGCGCTGGCCGCGGCGCTCGACAAGATTCACCGGTATGCACAGGGGATTCCGTTCGAGGCGGCAGAAGAACACCCCGCCACGGCACAGATGATGATCATGAATCCGCTCGCAGGCGGCACGATCGCCAATCTGTTCTCGACCCACCCGGCCACCGAAGACCGGATTGCGCGCCTGATGGAAATGGCGCGCACCGGGCAATACCCGGTTTAA
- a CDS encoding LysE family translocator translates to MLGISSLPLFVLTVFLLNVTPGPDTAYIVGRSVAQGRAAGVASALGISAGCCVHTLASTFGLTALLAASPLAFTIIKFSGAAYLIYLGVRLLSARHAAPVEPTRTAPQRSLRAVFLQGFLTNVMNPKVILFFLSFLPQFVRGDSPHQALAFLTLGAIIVAMSTVWNSGVAWMAGSLTDRMGQRPALKRWLNRVVGGAFIGLGLRLALVRR, encoded by the coding sequence ATGCTGGGTATCTCGAGTCTGCCGTTGTTCGTGTTGACCGTCTTTTTGCTTAATGTCACCCCCGGCCCCGATACGGCTTACATCGTCGGTCGCAGTGTCGCGCAGGGGCGTGCGGCGGGCGTGGCCTCCGCGCTGGGCATTTCCGCCGGGTGCTGCGTGCATACGCTGGCCAGCACGTTTGGGCTGACTGCGTTGCTGGCCGCCTCGCCGCTGGCTTTCACCATCATCAAGTTTTCCGGCGCAGCCTATTTGATCTATCTGGGCGTTCGGTTGTTGAGCGCGCGCCACGCGGCACCGGTCGAACCGACCAGGACGGCGCCTCAGCGATCGCTGCGGGCCGTTTTCCTGCAGGGTTTCCTGACCAACGTCATGAACCCGAAAGTGATCCTCTTCTTTCTGTCGTTCCTGCCGCAGTTCGTGCGCGGCGACAGCCCCCACCAGGCGCTTGCGTTTCTCACGCTGGGTGCGATCATCGTCGCCATGAGCACGGTCTGGAACAGCGGCGTGGCATGGATGGCCGGCAGCCTTACGGATCGCATGGGACAACGCCCGGCGCTCAAGCGCTGGTTGAACCGGGTCGTCGGCGGCGCCTTCATCGGGCTGGGCCTGCGCTTGGCCCTGGTGCGGCGCTAG
- the fmt gene encoding methionyl-tRNA formyltransferase, protein MTLRVVFAGTPEFAETALAAIHAAGFEVPLVLTQPDRPAGRGMKLHASPVKQFALAHGLPVAQPPSLKRTGKYPEQAAEALAQLRQAHADVMVVAAYGLLLPQEVLDIPRYGCLNIHASLLPRWRGAAPIHRAIEAGDHETGITIMQMDAGLDTGAMVSVARESIGSDDTTATLHDRLASLGARQIVSALAQLARDGGLPATPQPADGVTYAAKISKDEAVLDWTRSARELVCQIRAFDPFPGATTELHDTTLKVWGAQIVDEPVPRAVAGTVLSVGPQGVVIACGAADAAQAVRVTHWQKPGGKRLSTRDFLQGFSIQPGERLGAARSA, encoded by the coding sequence ATGACCTTGCGCGTTGTCTTTGCCGGTACGCCGGAATTTGCCGAAACCGCCCTGGCCGCGATCCACGCGGCAGGGTTCGAGGTGCCGCTGGTGCTGACCCAGCCCGACCGTCCGGCGGGGCGCGGCATGAAACTTCACGCCAGCCCGGTCAAGCAGTTTGCGCTGGCGCACGGCTTGCCGGTGGCGCAGCCGCCGTCGCTCAAACGCACTGGCAAGTATCCCGAGCAAGCCGCCGAGGCGCTCGCGCAATTGCGCCAGGCGCATGCCGACGTGATGGTGGTGGCGGCTTACGGGCTGTTGCTGCCGCAGGAGGTGCTCGATATTCCGCGCTACGGCTGTCTCAATATCCATGCGTCGCTGCTGCCGCGCTGGCGCGGTGCCGCGCCGATTCATCGCGCCATCGAAGCAGGCGATCATGAGACCGGCATCACCATCATGCAGATGGACGCCGGGCTGGACACCGGCGCCATGGTGTCGGTCGCGCGCGAGTCGATCGGCTCCGACGACACGACCGCGACCTTGCACGATCGACTCGCATCGCTGGGTGCTCGCCAGATCGTATCGGCCCTCGCTCAATTGGCGCGCGACGGCGGCTTGCCCGCCACGCCGCAGCCGGCCGACGGAGTAACTTACGCTGCCAAGATCAGCAAGGACGAAGCCGTGCTCGACTGGACCCGCAGCGCGCGGGAACTGGTTTGCCAGATCCGAGCCTTCGACCCATTTCCGGGCGCGACGACCGAGCTGCACGACACCACGCTCAAGGTATGGGGTGCGCAGATCGTCGATGAGCCCGTTCCCCGGGCAGTCGCGGGCACGGTATTGTCGGTCGGGCCGCAGGGCGTGGTGATCGCCTGCGGTGCGGCCGATGCGGCGCAGGCCGTGCGTGTCACGCATTGGCAGAAGCCCGGCGGCAAACGCTTGTCGACGCGCGATTTCCTACAGGGATTTTCCATTCAGCCAGGCGAGCGCCTGGGTGCGGCCAGGAGTGCATGA
- the def gene encoding peptide deformylase, whose product MALLNILRYPDPRLHKIAKPVGEVDERIRKLVADMAETMYDAPGVGLAATQVDVHEQVIVIDVSDARDALQVFINPEIVWRSEARKVWEEGCLSVPGVYDDVERAERVRVRALDQHGKSFELEAEGLLAVCIQHEIDHLKGHVFVEYLSPLKRNRIKGRMKKLEREAG is encoded by the coding sequence ATGGCGTTACTTAATATCCTTCGTTACCCCGATCCGCGGCTGCACAAGATCGCCAAACCTGTTGGCGAGGTGGACGAGCGTATCCGCAAGCTGGTCGCCGATATGGCCGAAACCATGTACGACGCGCCCGGCGTTGGTCTGGCGGCAACCCAGGTCGATGTCCACGAGCAGGTGATCGTGATCGATGTCTCCGATGCGCGCGACGCGTTGCAGGTCTTTATCAACCCGGAGATCGTCTGGCGCAGCGAAGCGAGGAAGGTCTGGGAAGAAGGCTGCCTGTCGGTGCCGGGCGTCTACGACGACGTCGAGCGTGCGGAGCGGGTACGCGTGCGCGCGCTCGACCAGCACGGCAAGTCGTTCGAGCTGGAAGCGGAGGGATTGCTGGCGGTATGCATCCAGCATGAAATCGATCATCTGAAAGGCCACGTGTTCGTCGAATACCTGTCGCCGCTCAAGCGCAACCGCATCAAGGGCCGCATGAAAAAGCTGGAGCGCGAAGCCGGCTGA
- the dprA gene encoding DNA-processing protein DprA: MPSSADEIRDWLRLMHTTGVGPEFARKLLTAFGLPAQIFAQSARALATVVPARLAAALLAQPDEPFEALAARTAAWAAEPGNHFLTLADPDYPPALLDLADPPPVLYAKGQVARLACPSVAIVGSRHATPQGLANAEAFARALGGTGLTVASGLALGIDAAAHAGALGTAGSTAAAVGTGLDIVYPGRHRALAQRIATDGVLLSEFPLGTPALSHHFPRRNRLIAALCRGTLVVEAAAQSGSLITARLAAELGREVFAIPGSIHSPLAKGCHQLLKQGAKLVETAQDIFEELRWAAGEAPCAPPARLMPLRPNLARPGHEGPASDDTLLRALGYDPVSVDQLCEQTGVPAAQMQRRLLALELDGAVTRLPGGLYQRTTQI; the protein is encoded by the coding sequence ATGCCCAGTTCCGCCGATGAAATCCGCGACTGGCTGCGCCTGATGCACACCACCGGCGTTGGCCCGGAATTCGCCCGCAAACTGCTTACGGCGTTCGGCTTGCCCGCCCAGATCTTCGCGCAATCCGCCCGCGCACTCGCCACGGTCGTGCCAGCCCGCCTGGCCGCTGCCCTGCTGGCCCAGCCTGACGAGCCCTTCGAAGCGCTGGCGGCCCGCACTGCGGCCTGGGCGGCAGAACCGGGCAATCATTTCCTGACACTGGCCGACCCCGACTACCCGCCAGCGCTGCTGGATCTCGCGGATCCACCCCCCGTGCTCTACGCCAAGGGGCAAGTCGCACGACTGGCCTGCCCCAGCGTGGCAATCGTCGGCAGCCGCCATGCGACGCCCCAGGGCCTGGCCAATGCCGAGGCCTTCGCGCGCGCACTCGGCGGCACCGGCCTGACGGTCGCCTCGGGTCTCGCATTGGGAATCGATGCGGCGGCCCACGCCGGCGCCCTGGGCACGGCGGGCAGCACCGCGGCGGCCGTGGGCACCGGCCTCGATATCGTATACCCGGGCCGACACCGCGCGCTCGCCCAGCGCATCGCCACCGACGGCGTGCTGCTGTCGGAATTCCCGCTGGGCACTCCGGCCCTGAGCCATCACTTTCCGCGCCGTAACCGCCTGATCGCCGCGCTTTGCCGCGGCACGCTGGTGGTCGAGGCCGCCGCCCAGTCCGGCTCGCTGATCACCGCGCGGCTGGCCGCCGAGCTCGGGCGCGAGGTGTTCGCCATACCGGGCTCGATTCACTCGCCGCTGGCCAAGGGGTGCCATCAACTTCTCAAGCAAGGGGCCAAGCTGGTGGAGACCGCGCAGGACATTTTCGAGGAGTTGCGCTGGGCCGCCGGCGAGGCGCCATGCGCGCCGCCCGCCAGGCTGATGCCGCTTCGACCGAACTTGGCTCGCCCGGGTCATGAAGGCCCAGCCAGCGACGACACCTTGCTGCGGGCGCTGGGGTATGATCCGGTGAGCGTCGACCAACTGTGCGAGCAAACCGGCGTGCCGGCCGCGCAAATGCAAAGACGCCTGTTGGCGCTGGAGCTGGACGGCGCCGTGACCCGCCTGCCTGGCGGACTTTACCAGCGCACCACCCAGATTTAA
- a CDS encoding thioredoxin family protein: MAALDPVAQRDLIIAKLNTPDTLLVACLCAAWCGTCREYQQAFDALADSHPEMCFVWVDIEDHGDWLDDHDIENFPTILIQDEQRPRFFGTVLPFANILERMLGDPATLGSNTPQAPDLRAHLMATNAL, encoded by the coding sequence ATGGCTGCTCTCGACCCCGTCGCCCAGCGTGACCTCATCATCGCCAAGCTCAACACGCCGGATACGCTGTTGGTCGCATGCCTGTGCGCGGCATGGTGCGGCACCTGCCGCGAATACCAGCAAGCCTTCGATGCGCTGGCCGACAGCCATCCCGAGATGTGTTTCGTTTGGGTCGATATCGAAGATCATGGCGATTGGCTCGACGATCACGACATCGAAAACTTCCCGACAATCTTGATCCAGGACGAGCAGCGCCCTCGCTTTTTCGGCACCGTACTGCCGTTTGCCAACATCCTGGAGCGCATGCTGGGCGATCCCGCGACCCTCGGCAGCAATACGCCGCAGGCCCCCGATCTGCGCGCCCACCTCATGGCAACCAACGCCCTCTGA
- a CDS encoding DNA topoisomerase III, protein MSKALIIAEKPSVANDIARALGGFTKHDDYFESDDFVLSSAVGHLLEIGAPEEYEVKRGKWSFAHLPVIPPHFDLKPIAKSESRLKILNRLIKRKDVDRLINACDAGREGELIFRLIVQHAKAKQPVTRLWLQSMTPQSIRDGFAKLREDADMLPLADAARSRSEADWLVGINGTRAMTAFNSKGGGFFLTTVGRVQTPTLSIVVEREEKIRKFVSRSYWEVKAQFVCAAGFYEGRWFDPQFKRNEFDPEQRDSRLWSQAAAESVVAACRGKPGTVTEDAKPSTQLSPLLFDLTSLQREANSRFGFSAKNTLGLAQALYEKHKVLTYPRTDARALPEDYLATVKETLEVLKESNNYNPFAKQILSAGWVKPNRRIFDNSKISDHFAIIPTLQAPKNLSEPEQKLYDLVVRRFLAVFFPAAEYLVTTRITEVVGHRFKTEGKVLVAAGWLAVYGKESAPAADDKSAKDGESGNLVPVAKDEKVKTDTIEAVGLQTKPPARYSEATLLSAMEGAGKLVEDDELRQAMAGKGLGTPATRAAIIEGLLTEKYLVREGRELHPTAKAFQLMTLLRGLGVDELTLPELTGEWEAKLSQIERGQLKRDAFMQEIAQMTQTIVKRAKEYDSDTVPGDYATLTSPCPNCGGVVKENYRRFACTNCAFSISKIPGSRQFEIPEVEELLKTKQIGPLTGFRSKMGRPFSAILKLVEDKEAGYKLEFDFGQDSGDENGEPPDFSAQEPLGLCPKCGGKVYEHGMRYVCENSVAQPKTCDFTSGKVILQQEISREQFQKLLSDGKTDLLPNFKSSRTGRTFKAYLAKQKDGKIGFEFEEKAPRKTAAATPGKAAAAVKTARKTPARRTKRAAGDESAGPSDE, encoded by the coding sequence ATGTCAAAAGCCCTGATCATTGCTGAAAAACCGTCCGTCGCGAATGACATCGCGCGGGCCCTGGGCGGCTTCACCAAACACGACGACTATTTCGAGAGCGACGATTTCGTGTTGTCCTCCGCCGTCGGCCACTTGCTGGAAATTGGCGCCCCGGAAGAATATGAAGTCAAGCGAGGCAAATGGAGCTTCGCGCATCTGCCCGTCATCCCGCCGCATTTCGACCTCAAGCCGATCGCAAAAAGCGAATCGCGTCTGAAAATCCTGAACCGGCTGATCAAGCGCAAGGACGTCGATCGCCTGATCAACGCCTGCGACGCGGGCCGCGAGGGTGAATTGATTTTCCGGCTGATCGTCCAGCACGCCAAGGCCAAGCAACCGGTCACGCGACTCTGGCTGCAGTCGATGACACCCCAGTCGATCCGCGACGGTTTCGCCAAGTTGCGCGAAGATGCCGACATGCTGCCGCTGGCCGACGCCGCGCGCAGCCGCTCGGAAGCCGACTGGCTGGTCGGCATCAACGGCACGCGCGCCATGACCGCCTTCAATAGCAAGGGCGGCGGCTTTTTCCTGACCACCGTCGGTCGCGTACAGACGCCAACGCTGTCGATCGTCGTCGAACGGGAAGAAAAAATCCGCAAATTCGTATCACGCTCGTACTGGGAAGTGAAGGCGCAATTTGTCTGTGCGGCCGGATTCTACGAGGGCCGCTGGTTCGATCCGCAGTTCAAGCGCAACGAATTCGATCCCGAACAGCGCGATTCGCGTCTGTGGAGCCAGGCCGCCGCCGAATCGGTGGTCGCCGCCTGCCGCGGCAAGCCGGGCACCGTGACGGAAGACGCCAAACCGTCCACGCAGCTCTCACCGCTGCTGTTCGACCTGACCAGCCTGCAACGCGAAGCCAACTCGCGCTTCGGCTTCTCGGCGAAGAACACGCTGGGCCTGGCCCAGGCGCTCTACGAAAAACACAAGGTCCTGACCTACCCCCGGACCGACGCGCGCGCGCTGCCTGAGGACTACCTTGCGACGGTCAAGGAAACGCTCGAAGTGCTCAAGGAAAGCAACAACTACAACCCGTTCGCCAAGCAGATTCTCAGCGCGGGCTGGGTCAAGCCGAACCGGCGCATTTTCGACAACAGCAAAATCAGCGATCACTTCGCCATCATCCCGACCCTGCAGGCGCCGAAGAATCTGTCCGAGCCCGAACAGAAGCTTTACGACCTGGTGGTTCGACGGTTTCTCGCCGTCTTCTTCCCGGCGGCCGAATACCTCGTCACCACGCGCATCACCGAGGTTGTCGGACATCGGTTCAAAACCGAAGGCAAGGTGCTGGTCGCCGCCGGCTGGCTCGCGGTCTACGGCAAGGAATCGGCACCGGCTGCCGACGACAAATCGGCCAAGGACGGCGAGAGCGGCAATCTGGTGCCGGTCGCCAAAGACGAAAAAGTCAAAACCGACACCATCGAGGCCGTCGGCCTGCAGACCAAGCCGCCTGCACGCTACTCCGAAGCCACGCTGCTCTCGGCAATGGAAGGCGCCGGCAAGCTGGTGGAGGACGACGAGCTTCGCCAGGCCATGGCAGGCAAGGGGTTGGGCACGCCGGCGACACGCGCTGCCATTATCGAAGGCCTGCTGACGGAAAAATATCTGGTGCGCGAGGGGCGCGAGCTGCACCCCACCGCCAAGGCCTTCCAGTTGATGACGTTGCTGCGAGGCTTGGGCGTCGACGAATTGACGTTGCCCGAACTGACCGGCGAGTGGGAGGCCAAGCTCTCGCAAATCGAACGCGGACAGCTCAAGCGCGACGCATTCATGCAGGAAATCGCGCAAATGACGCAGACCATCGTCAAGCGCGCCAAGGAATACGACTCCGACACCGTGCCGGGCGACTATGCCACGCTGACCAGCCCCTGCCCGAATTGCGGCGGCGTCGTGAAAGAGAACTATCGACGCTTTGCCTGCACCAACTGTGCCTTCTCGATCTCGAAAATCCCGGGCAGCCGGCAATTCGAAATCCCGGAAGTCGAGGAATTGCTGAAAACCAAGCAGATTGGTCCGCTGACCGGCTTTCGCAGCAAAATGGGCCGGCCGTTCTCGGCCATCCTCAAGCTCGTCGAAGATAAAGAGGCCGGATATAAGCTGGAATTCGACTTCGGTCAGGACAGCGGCGACGAAAACGGCGAACCCCCCGATTTTTCGGCACAAGAGCCGCTTGGCCTCTGCCCGAAATGCGGCGGCAAGGTCTACGAACACGGCATGCGCTACGTGTGCGAAAACAGCGTCGCCCAACCGAAGACCTGCGATTTCACCTCTGGCAAAGTGATCCTGCAGCAGGAGATCTCACGCGAGCAATTCCAAAAATTGCTGTCCGACGGCAAAACCGACTTGCTGCCGAACTTCAAATCGTCTCGCACCGGCCGCACTTTCAAGGCCTATCTGGCCAAGCAAAAGGATGGCAAGATCGGTTTCGAGTTCGAGGAGAAGGCGCCGCGCAAAACGGCCGCAGCCACGCCGGGCAAGGCCGCAGCGGCCGTCAAGACCGCCCGGAAAACGCCAGCCCGGCGCACCAAGCGCGCCGCCGGCGATGAATCGGCCGGGCCAAGCGACGAGTAA
- a CDS encoding LysR family transcriptional regulator: MDRLQSMRVFVKVADNGSFARAAAQLDLSAAVVTRHVAELESHLGVRLLNRTTRSLSLTGAGQAYLERCRQIIDEVEEADAMVSSASSEPKGVLRVVAPVSFTLRNLAPLMHRYQKQHPQVLVDLTLTDRPFDMVEEGYDVGIVAAHMVQSETLITRLLSETCVLVCASPGYLAAHGKPNTPHDLAQHAMLGMPSEIFGNERIFTSADGEEIRIQLQNQFICNNTAMLRQSVLLGHGIAFLPSYLVGSDLKHGDMVALLPDYTLPTFDVNLVYPSRKHLSAKIRTFIDMTVECFRQADAKPRTDCWLAQREGGIAMPAAGEDWQQSVR; encoded by the coding sequence ATGGATCGCTTGCAGTCGATGCGCGTCTTCGTCAAGGTGGCCGATAACGGCAGTTTTGCCCGAGCCGCCGCGCAGCTCGATTTATCCGCCGCGGTGGTCACGCGCCATGTCGCGGAGCTGGAATCGCATTTGGGCGTTCGCCTGCTCAATCGCACGACGCGCAGTCTCTCGCTCACGGGGGCCGGACAAGCGTATTTGGAGCGTTGTCGGCAGATTATCGACGAGGTCGAGGAGGCCGACGCGATGGTCTCCAGCGCGTCCAGCGAGCCCAAGGGCGTGCTGCGCGTGGTCGCGCCGGTGTCGTTCACATTGCGCAATCTGGCGCCGCTGATGCACCGTTATCAAAAGCAACACCCGCAGGTGCTGGTGGATCTGACCTTGACGGATCGGCCGTTCGATATGGTCGAAGAGGGTTATGACGTCGGCATCGTCGCCGCGCATATGGTGCAAAGCGAAACGCTGATCACGCGGCTGTTGTCGGAGACCTGCGTCTTGGTGTGTGCGTCGCCCGGCTATCTGGCCGCGCACGGCAAGCCGAACACGCCGCACGACCTGGCGCAACACGCGATGCTGGGCATGCCCAGCGAGATCTTTGGAAACGAGCGGATTTTCACCAGCGCGGATGGGGAGGAAATTCGCATCCAGCTTCAGAATCAGTTCATCTGCAACAACACCGCCATGCTGCGCCAGAGCGTATTGCTCGGGCACGGTATCGCGTTCCTGCCCTCATATTTGGTCGGCAGCGACCTCAAGCATGGCGATATGGTGGCGTTGCTGCCCGACTATACGCTGCCGACATTCGACGTGAACCTGGTCTATCCGAGCCGCAAGCACCTGTCGGCGAAGATTCGCACGTTCATCGATATGACGGTGGAATGCTTCCGCCAGGCCGACGCCAAGCCGCGTACCGATTGCTGGCTGGCGCAGCGCGAAGGCGGCATCGCCATGCCTGCTGCTGGGGAAGACTGGCAGCAATCGGTGCGCTAG